A window of Rhododendron vialii isolate Sample 1 chromosome 13a, ASM3025357v1 contains these coding sequences:
- the LOC131313926 gene encoding uncharacterized protein LOC131313926, whose product MPFPATNTHRALEEKPRDPRKKDIIDTGGKSERPRHRHQERRRIFEPGKATQRFTMPKLKRYEAKEDAVAFVCCFRQTMSLHNFSDVLMCKIFPLMLSEPIMLWYNQLKPKSITCFNELELEFTKRFVTSNVKPKTLSMLVNMKRAAGETLRLYTERYWEVYNLIPDCDQGFVAESFMNGLDPSSAMFRDLSRNPPKTMGELITIIEKDCVHEEAVAKQKVSKISESSKMSPAAKK is encoded by the exons ATGCCGTTCCCCGCAACGAACACCCACCGGGCTCTAGAGGAGAAGCCCCGGGACCCTCGGAAGAAAGACATCATTGACACCGGGGGGAAAAGCGAACGTCCACGGCATCGTCACCAAGAGCGTAGGAGGATTTTCGAACCAG GAAAGGCCACCCAGCGATTCACCATGCCGAAACTAAAGCGTTATGAAGCAAAGGAGgacgcagtcgcgttcgttTGCTGCTTTCGGCAAACCATGAGCTTGCACAATTTCTCCGACGTGCTCATGTGTAAGATTTTTCCCCTTATGCTGAGTGAGCCAATCATGCTCTGGTACAATCAGTTGAAGCCCAAGTCAATCACGTGCTTCAACGAATTAGAATTGGAATTCACGAAACGATTTGTAACAAGTAACGTCAAGCCAAAGACATTGTCCATGCTTGTAAACATGAAGAGGGCGGCGGGAGAAACCTTGCGGCTTTACACGGAACGATATTGGGAGGTGTACAACCTGATCCCCGACTGTGACCAAGGTTTTGTGGCCGAGTCATTCATGAATGGGTTGGACCCTTCTTCGGCTATGTTTCGTGATCTCTCACGAAACCCACCGAAGACCATGGGAGAGCTAATAACGATTATCGAAAAAGACTGCGTGCACGAGGAGGCAGTTGCCAAGCAAAAAGTTTCGAAAATATCCGAATCTTCTAAAATGTCTCCAGCTGCCAAGAAATAG